In Nitrospirota bacterium, the genomic window TTGAAGGGGTACGAAAACCTGCTGTCATAGCTACTACAATCAGTAAAAAGGAAAATTCTACTTCTTCCCGGAAATCCGTAAAGTCCGTGAAATAACCTTCCTGAAAATCTGCTCCATCGGTTCATAATTACGGTCCCATCCCGCCCTTACCGCATCAAAATAGTTCTCACGCATCTTTCCCTGAATAACCGTAAAATCCAATATGGGTAAACCTGCCTGTAAGGCCATGAGTATTGCCAACAGACGAGCGACATTGAAACAATAATCTGGCCTATCATCACCCCCTTCCATCCAATTTTTCTTTGATCCCAGGGAAATGAACCCATACCATTAACTTATTGGATTAATAACGTATTAGATAGTCCCTTTTTATCAAGTTTTACCCGATATCATGAGCTCATGAAAGTGGATATGGCAGAAATCGACAAACAGTTAGGAGTGAGGATCAAGCAGATTCGAAAGAGTGTAAAACTCACTCAAGGCAAGCTTGCAGAAAGTGTTAATTTAAGCGTTGAATATATCAGCAGACTGGAGCGGGGTGTTTCAGAACCCTCATTCAAGACACTTCAAATGCTGGCTGAAGCCCTGAATGTGACGCTCAAGGACCTCCTCGATTTTAGAGGCCCGGTGACCTTTAAAGATAAAAAACAGGAAGCGAAG contains:
- a CDS encoding helix-turn-helix transcriptional regulator translates to MAEIDKQLGVRIKQIRKSVKLTQGKLAESVNLSVEYISRLERGVSEPSFKTLQMLAEALNVTLKDLLDFRGPVTFKDKKQEAKQKAKLIEAISTELKGMEPRELSAVYQVIKSLINKPNEKE